The genomic DNA tctggcgGTCGTTTTCCGACAGAGGCCCcccagttcacgtctcaattttggagggagttttgccgtttgattggggcttccgtccagtctctcgtccggctttcatccccagtctaacggtcaagcccgaacgggccaatcagactgttggtcgcattttcgcagtctttcttttcgtaaccctgcgtcttggtcagaacagctcccctgggcagagtcgcccacaactcgcttccctcgtctgctacccggtctatctcctttcagagtagcctcggtaccagcctccgctgttctcatctcagctcgccgagtcctgcgtcccctccgctcaggctttttcagcgttgcgcgcacctggaagggggtcaggtcggcactgcCGTAAtaggggcgcagactgtgaggccgctaatagcgtaggaccaagagtctagatattgttgcggtcagagagtatggctctccactcagaaccttccccttaagacagcttctcgcaagttggcccgtgagttcattggtccgttccgtatttctcaggtcattaatcctgtcgcagtgcgacttcttctccagctatcttcgtcgcgttcacccggtcttccatgtctctcctgtgttaagcccgttcttcgcgcccccacTCGTCCctcccatccttgtcgagggcgcacccatctacagggttcgtaagattttggacatgcgccctcggggccgtggtcatcagtacctagtggattgggaggagtacggtcctgaggagagggagttgggttccctctcgggacgtgctggaccgttcgctgatcgatgatttcctccgttgccgccaggtttcctcctcggtGCGCCAGGGAGCGCTCGgtggtgggggggtactgtcatgtcttgttatgtctgttcctgtcctttctcttcactctgtctctctctgctggtctttttagttaccttctctgtctctcattcttcagctgttctacatctccctaactagctcattcactctttcacacctgttctctcttccccctctgattaggtctctatttctctctctgttcctgctactttcagtgtctgattcttgtttgtgtttttgatgccagaagcaagctgtcgtctcgtttgcttccaccttgtcctatcctgtcggagtctgcctggcaggtgcatcctgcactatactacgttctttttgttccattgtcaacgttggaagaggatttaggccattcctgtttttcattaaagaactctgttttctgttaaaaccgcttttgggtcttcactcaagtacataacaacctCTGTCAACACTGTACTTTCAAACTTTTTGGAGACCTTGAAAATTAATACTTGACATTTTCCCAACATGTCTCTAACAGGAAGAAAGACACATACCCAGGTATACGTTGCCTTTGGTGTTCACCATGATGCTTTTGCCTTGTGATTGTCCTTGTTGAATGGCTCCTCCGTCTATCTGAATATATCCCTGTTTACCAGTTCTGATCACACACACAGAAGAAAACGTTCCTTACTCGTATAATCATTACACTTCATCACAAAGCACAGAGAACATTCGTTGAGAAAATAAATCACTACTAAAACTATAAACATTTTCTATTCTATTAACAGTAGATCTTCCACTGTATGTGGAATAAGAGGTGAATAATACAAGTTGTAACGGAGCATGAGACTGGAAGGTCATGTACTGTGTGTTACCTCACAGCAGTGACCTTGTGCCATCTGCCATCGTTGATGGGCTCTCTGGACTGGATCTGAGACTCACCACTGCCCAGCTGGTAGCTGTGGACAGACAGGGAATATGCAACAGCAGCATTACTACTGGGACTACATAGAAGAGAATAAAGACCTACATTGGGGCCTGAAATTACTTACATCCATGATAAAGATGagtatacaatatagctcagtattttaattatttattttatgcaGTCATTCTTGCTCACCTTTATGACAGGTGTCAATCATTTTGGACCCCACCATATGTGCTTATTTAGGACTGGTGCAAACAATATTTACTTTACCAATCAGATATACGAACAGCATGGGCATATTCCTTAGGATACCACCACAGTTATGTCAGTCATGCTTTCTTACCTGAAGACAAAGTGTCCGTTTTGCAGACCAAGACTGATAAAGTCCTTGCCCTTGCCTTGATCTCCAAGTTCCTAGAAATAAAGATATTTAGATTACAAAGTATAGGAAAGTTATGACAGTATAATGACAGACAGTAAAATagcatatacagtaggtatactCAAATTCTACTTGAGAAGGTCTGGTCAGACACATGTCCTAGGTGGCAAAGGTCTGGATGAATATTGTCATTTTTTGGCGTAGTAACaaacccccacctcctcaccccaAACTGCTCACACTGTTTTTGTTGgaggagagaaaatgttgcaatttTAAACCTAATTTCCcacaattcttcacattttgcagAGAATCCATGtcttatgtgtgtttatatgataCCACGGGTCGAAGCCCAACCGAGTAGTTGAGAA from Oncorhynchus masou masou isolate Uvic2021 unplaced genomic scaffold, UVic_Omas_1.1 unplaced_scaffold_10116, whole genome shotgun sequence includes the following:
- the LOC135528675 gene encoding basement membrane-specific heparan sulfate proteoglycan core protein-like yields the protein MHASKKVSTSPKHLELGDQGKGKDFISLGLQNGHFVFSYQLGSGESQIQSREPINDGRWHKVTAVRTGKQGYIQIDGGAIQQGQSQGKSIMVNTKGNVYL